Proteins co-encoded in one Paraburkholderia edwinii genomic window:
- a CDS encoding DNA-3-methyladenine glycosylase family protein yields the protein MSTQNNIELELPFKAPYDWPRTLRFFSGRATPGVEAVEEGAYRRAIEWAGDSGTLQVTQHPKKRCLVATIDGAAARHADSLVEPISRMFDLRADPRAIGAALSADPWLAPLVDAAPGLRVPGAWSGFELVVRAIVGQQVSVKAATTIIGRLVERAGKRIEDHPHERTAWRFPTPAALASVDLAQIGMPGKRVAALQGFAQAVATGAVPLDDPTADAAALRAALLALPGIGPWTVEYVAMRAWRDADAWPAWDLVLMQSIAARDPALVRPTQQRTRTDAWRPWRAYAAMHLWNEVTDRMGAARGG from the coding sequence TTGAGCACCCAAAACAACATCGAACTCGAACTACCGTTCAAAGCACCGTACGACTGGCCGCGCACGCTGCGCTTCTTCTCGGGCCGCGCAACACCAGGGGTCGAAGCAGTCGAAGAGGGCGCGTACCGGCGCGCGATCGAATGGGCCGGCGACAGCGGCACGCTGCAGGTCACGCAGCATCCGAAGAAGCGCTGCCTCGTCGCGACCATCGACGGCGCCGCCGCGCGCCATGCAGATTCGCTCGTCGAACCGATCTCGCGCATGTTCGACCTGCGCGCCGATCCGCGCGCGATCGGCGCGGCGCTTTCCGCGGATCCGTGGCTCGCGCCGCTCGTCGACGCGGCGCCCGGTCTGCGTGTGCCGGGCGCGTGGTCGGGCTTCGAACTGGTCGTGCGCGCAATCGTCGGCCAGCAGGTCAGCGTGAAAGCCGCGACGACGATCATCGGCCGGCTCGTCGAGCGCGCCGGCAAACGTATCGAAGACCATCCGCACGAACGCACCGCGTGGCGTTTTCCGACACCGGCCGCGCTGGCGTCCGTCGATCTCGCGCAGATCGGCATGCCTGGCAAGCGTGTTGCCGCACTGCAAGGTTTCGCGCAGGCAGTCGCGACCGGCGCGGTGCCGCTCGACGACCCCACCGCCGACGCCGCGGCGCTGCGCGCCGCGCTGCTCGCGCTGCCCGGCATCGGACCGTGGACCGTCGAATACGTCGCAATGCGCGCATGGCGCGACGCCGATGCGTGGCCCGCATGGGATCTGGTACTGATGCAATCGATCGCCGCGCGCGACCCGGCGCTGGTCCGCCCGACCCAGCAGCGCACGCGCACCGATGCGTGGCGGCCGTGGCGCGCGTATGCCGCGATGCACCTGTGGAATGAAGTTACGGACCGGATGGGCGCCGCGCGGGGCGGATAG
- a CDS encoding LysE family translocator: MTLAHWLPFFIASAILVAIPGPTVLLVVSYALGHGRRYALATTAGVALGDLTSMTASMLGLGVILAASATLFTALKWVGAAYLIYLGVKLWRAPVQAEDATLDTSTETRTGRIFTHAYAVTALNPKSIVFFVAFVPQFIDTQVATWSQIAVFEATFVTLGALNALGYALLASVARRAIRRPGVQLAVNRTGGTLLIGAGMLAAAWKKAAA; this comes from the coding sequence ATGACGCTGGCCCACTGGCTTCCGTTCTTTATTGCATCAGCCATTCTCGTCGCCATTCCCGGCCCCACCGTGCTGCTCGTCGTGTCGTACGCGCTCGGTCACGGACGCCGCTATGCGCTTGCGACCACCGCGGGCGTCGCGCTTGGCGATCTGACGTCGATGACCGCGTCGATGCTCGGGCTCGGCGTGATCCTCGCCGCGTCGGCAACGCTTTTCACCGCGCTCAAATGGGTCGGCGCCGCTTACCTGATCTATCTCGGTGTGAAGTTGTGGCGCGCGCCGGTCCAAGCCGAAGACGCGACGCTCGACACGAGCACCGAGACGCGCACGGGCCGCATTTTTACCCATGCATACGCAGTAACGGCGCTCAACCCGAAGAGCATTGTCTTTTTTGTCGCGTTCGTGCCGCAGTTCATCGATACGCAAGTCGCGACGTGGTCGCAGATTGCGGTGTTCGAGGCGACCTTTGTCACGCTCGGCGCGCTCAATGCGCTCGGTTACGCGTTGCTTGCGTCGGTGGCGCGTCGCGCAATTCGCCGGCCTGGCGTGCAACTTGCTGTAAATCGCACAGGTGGAACCTTACTGATCGGGGCCGGCATGCTCGCAGCGGCCTGGAAAAAGGCCGCTGCCTAG
- the ada gene encoding bifunctional DNA-binding transcriptional regulator/O6-methylguanine-DNA methyltransferase Ada: MKTAYSTESDRWAAVASHDAQADGAFFYAVKTTGVFCRPSCSSRQPRRENVEFFATQDAARAAGYRDCKRCQPGGLPREMDIVNRACAVLDADPQQRLTLAQLSDAVHVSPFHLQRLFKRVVGVSPRQYQAAQRGAALRDALKRGTNVTRATVDAGFSSPSRMYDTAPAELGMAPSAYRRKGAGLVVRHASASTPLGTVLVAATDRGICKIAFGDDRAELVDGLREEFANAELVEDAARLAPFVAQIDAYLRGSEQRVDLPLDIAPTAFQQRVWDALRRIPYGETRSYSEIAEAVGSPQAVRAVAGACASNPVALAIPCHRVLHKDGSLSGYRWGAERKAALLDAERQHGDGASHAAPANGKSTSGASTAAATRGRATSNATATRQSNQTADLGHAA, encoded by the coding sequence ATGAAAACCGCATACTCCACCGAATCCGACCGTTGGGCCGCCGTCGCGAGCCACGACGCGCAGGCGGACGGCGCCTTTTTCTACGCCGTGAAGACGACCGGCGTGTTCTGCCGCCCGTCGTGCTCATCGCGCCAGCCGCGCCGCGAGAACGTCGAATTCTTCGCGACCCAGGACGCCGCGCGCGCCGCCGGCTACCGCGACTGCAAGCGCTGTCAGCCGGGCGGTCTGCCGCGCGAGATGGACATCGTCAATCGCGCGTGCGCGGTGCTCGATGCGGACCCGCAGCAGCGGCTGACGCTCGCCCAGCTGAGCGACGCGGTGCATGTGAGCCCGTTCCATCTGCAACGACTTTTCAAGCGCGTGGTCGGCGTGTCGCCGCGCCAGTATCAGGCCGCGCAGCGCGGCGCGGCGCTGCGCGACGCGCTCAAGCGGGGCACCAACGTCACGCGCGCCACGGTCGACGCCGGCTTCAGCTCGCCGTCGCGCATGTACGACACCGCGCCGGCTGAACTCGGCATGGCGCCGTCCGCGTATCGCCGCAAGGGCGCGGGCCTCGTCGTGCGCCATGCGAGCGCATCGACGCCGCTCGGCACCGTGCTCGTCGCGGCCACCGATCGCGGGATCTGCAAGATCGCGTTCGGCGACGACCGGGCCGAACTCGTCGACGGACTCCGTGAGGAATTCGCGAACGCCGAACTCGTCGAGGATGCGGCACGGCTCGCCCCGTTCGTCGCGCAAATCGATGCGTACCTGCGTGGCTCGGAGCAGCGCGTCGACCTGCCGCTCGACATCGCGCCGACAGCGTTCCAGCAGCGCGTCTGGGACGCGCTGCGTCGGATTCCGTACGGCGAGACGCGCAGCTACTCGGAGATCGCGGAAGCGGTCGGCTCGCCGCAGGCCGTGCGGGCGGTCGCCGGCGCGTGCGCATCTAACCCGGTGGCGCTGGCGATTCCGTGCCATCGCGTGCTGCATAAGGACGGGTCGTTGAGCGGCTATCGCTGGGGCGCGGAGCGCAAGGCGGCGCTGCTCGATGCAGAACGGCAGCACGGCGACGGCGCATCGCATGCGGCGCCGGCGAACGGCAAATCGACAAGCGGCGCGTCCACGGCTGCCGCCACTCGCGGCAGGGCAACCTCAAACGCAACCGCAACCCGCCAATCAAACCAAACCGCCGACCTGGGCCACGCCGCTTGA
- the sap1 gene encoding surface attachment protein Sap1 — MKMRVAVLFAMAAFAAASAAQAQDLKPQQTVQLKANAYGCLSKDKLDAVRQHEQAGEQQKMQEFFSGFQCLSTPENATFRIVRVDGHDVEFVNAANSDTEGLWTNDHFIKQ; from the coding sequence ATGAAGATGCGCGTCGCGGTTCTCTTTGCTATGGCAGCTTTCGCAGCTGCATCTGCCGCCCAGGCCCAGGACCTGAAGCCTCAACAAACTGTGCAATTGAAGGCCAATGCGTATGGCTGTCTGTCGAAGGACAAGCTCGACGCGGTGCGCCAGCACGAGCAGGCCGGCGAGCAGCAGAAAATGCAGGAGTTTTTCTCAGGCTTCCAATGCCTGTCCACTCCTGAAAACGCGACTTTCCGCATCGTGCGTGTCGATGGACACGACGTCGAATTCGTCAACGCGGCGAATAGCGACACTGAAGGCCTCTGGACCAACGATCATTTCATCAAGCAATAG
- a CDS encoding VOC family protein produces MKFHIREIDHVVIRVEDVDAMTRFYCDALGCSVEKEQRDIGLTQLRAGRSLIDLLQVGAKIDRPDSGPPTAGRNMDHLCLRVEPFDEAALEAHLIERGARIGEKAVRYGADGFGPSLYLFDPEGNMVELKGPPDAARTTSL; encoded by the coding sequence ATGAAGTTTCACATCCGCGAGATTGACCACGTCGTAATCAGGGTCGAAGACGTCGACGCGATGACGCGCTTCTATTGCGACGCGCTCGGTTGCAGCGTCGAGAAGGAACAACGCGACATCGGATTGACCCAGTTGCGCGCCGGCCGCTCGCTGATCGATCTGTTGCAGGTCGGCGCGAAGATCGACCGTCCGGATAGCGGACCGCCCACCGCAGGCCGGAATATGGACCACCTGTGTCTGCGCGTCGAACCGTTCGACGAAGCGGCGCTCGAGGCCCATCTGATCGAGCGTGGCGCGCGCATCGGCGAAAAAGCGGTGCGTTACGGCGCGGACGGGTTCGGGCCGTCGCTGTACCTGTTTGATCCGGAAGGCAATATGGTCGAGCTGAAGGGGCCGCCGGACGCGGCGCGGACGACGTCGCTGTAA
- a CDS encoding YaeQ family protein, with amino-acid sequence MALKSTIYKAELQIADMDRHYYADHSLTIALHPSETAERMMVRVAAFALFAQERLEFCKGLSDTDEPDLWQKDLTGAIETWIDIGQPDERRIAKASGRANEVIVIAYGGRTSDIWWQGVRGKVERLRNVTVWSLGEDVAAALGALAARTMRLQCTVQDGAAWLGSADADAVPIEWTVLKGAADARSVSQGAK; translated from the coding sequence ATGGCGCTCAAATCGACAATCTATAAGGCCGAACTGCAGATCGCCGACATGGATCGGCACTACTACGCCGACCATTCGCTGACCATCGCCCTGCATCCGTCCGAAACCGCCGAGCGGATGATGGTCCGCGTTGCTGCGTTCGCCCTGTTCGCCCAGGAACGGCTCGAGTTCTGCAAAGGCCTCTCTGACACGGACGAACCCGATCTCTGGCAGAAAGATCTGACCGGCGCGATCGAAACGTGGATCGATATCGGCCAGCCCGACGAGCGGCGCATCGCGAAAGCGAGCGGCCGCGCAAACGAGGTCATCGTGATCGCGTATGGCGGCCGGACCTCCGACATCTGGTGGCAAGGCGTGCGCGGCAAGGTCGAGCGGTTGCGCAATGTGACGGTCTGGTCGCTTGGCGAAGATGTCGCAGCGGCGCTCGGCGCGCTCGCGGCAAGAACGATGCGTCTGCAATGCACGGTGCAGGATGGCGCCGCGTGGCTCGGCAGCGCCGACGCCGATGCGGTGCCGATCGAATGGACGGTGTTGAAGGGCGCAGCGGACGCGCGGTCGGTTTCGCAGGGCGCGAAGTGA